The Phycisphaeraceae bacterium genome has a window encoding:
- a CDS encoding FAD-dependent monooxygenase → MSDHAPQHVIIVGAGLAGALLACALGRAGYRVSVYERRGDPRIKGFVGGRSINLALSTRGLAALKELGLDEVVLADAVRMPGRMIHDRQGRTVFQPYSRDPGDAINSVSRGGLNLTLLSAAAECANVALYFGHRCLDIDPAGPTVVFHDEATGREATASGDFVIGADGAFSAVRGWMQKTDRFDFSQSYLAHGYKELSIPPRPDGGLVGGFAMEPNALHIWPRGGSMMIALPNRDGSFTCTLFWPFEGEHGFSAIRSRADIRPFFERHYPDAAPLMPTLEEDYERNPTSSLVTVRCAPWHAGDRIVLVGDAAHAIVPFFGQGMNAAFEDCSLLVRLLREHPRDRASAFERYFHERKPNADAIADLALENFIEMRDRTASRAFRARKKLEHLLHGLFPGWYTPLYNMVSFSTIPYARARARARTQWRVVGAVGAVMALGLLAGLVAVLRYLP, encoded by the coding sequence CGTGTGTCGGTGTACGAGCGGCGAGGCGATCCGCGCATCAAGGGGTTCGTCGGTGGTCGTTCGATCAACCTGGCGCTTTCCACGCGCGGGCTGGCGGCCTTGAAGGAACTGGGGTTGGATGAGGTCGTGCTGGCGGACGCGGTGCGCATGCCGGGACGGATGATCCACGACCGGCAGGGGCGCACGGTGTTTCAACCCTACAGCCGCGATCCAGGTGACGCCATCAACTCGGTGTCGCGCGGCGGACTGAACCTGACCCTGCTCAGCGCCGCGGCGGAATGCGCCAACGTCGCGCTGTATTTCGGTCATCGGTGTCTCGATATCGACCCGGCCGGGCCGACGGTGGTGTTCCACGATGAGGCGACCGGCCGCGAGGCGACGGCGTCGGGCGACTTCGTCATCGGGGCCGACGGCGCCTTCTCCGCGGTGCGCGGGTGGATGCAGAAGACCGATCGCTTCGACTTCTCACAGTCATACCTGGCGCACGGGTACAAGGAGTTGTCGATTCCGCCGCGACCGGATGGCGGACTGGTCGGCGGCTTCGCGATGGAGCCCAACGCGCTGCACATCTGGCCGCGCGGCGGGTCGATGATGATCGCCCTGCCCAACCGCGACGGCTCGTTCACCTGCACGCTGTTCTGGCCCTTCGAGGGCGAGCATGGCTTCAGCGCGATTCGCTCGCGCGCCGACATCCGTCCGTTCTTCGAGCGACACTATCCCGATGCGGCGCCGCTCATGCCCACGCTGGAGGAGGATTATGAGCGCAACCCGACCAGTTCCCTGGTGACGGTGCGCTGCGCCCCGTGGCACGCCGGCGACCGGATTGTCCTCGTGGGCGATGCGGCCCACGCCATCGTGCCGTTCTTCGGGCAGGGGATGAACGCTGCGTTCGAGGACTGCTCCCTGCTGGTGCGGCTGCTGCGCGAGCATCCGCGCGATCGGGCGTCCGCCTTCGAGCGATACTTCCACGAACGCAAGCCCAACGCCGACGCCATCGCCGACCTGGCGCTCGAGAACTTCATCGAGATGCGCGATCGTACGGCTTCTCGCGCCTTTCGCGCCCGCAAGAAGCTGGAGCACCTGCTGCACGGGCTGTTTCCCGGCTGGTATACGCCGCTCTACAACATGGTGTCCTTCAGCACGATTCCCTACGCCCGGGCCCGGGCCCGCGCCCGTACGCAGTGGCGCGTGGTGGGCGCGGTCGGCGCCGTCATGGCGCTGGGGTTGCTGGCGGGGCTGGTCGCCGTGCTGCGTTACCTGCCGTGA